A single genomic interval of Cupriavidus necator harbors:
- a CDS encoding LysR substrate-binding domain-containing protein: MKPQAPPALEIFRNRVRLRHLYCFVAVSQTQHLGRAAERLGLTQPAVSKTLSELEELAGTRLLVRQRAGTELTTAGTRFLRHALRILADIDAAADSMAGADALPQERIRLGALPSVVPAVLTDALLRFRAAHPEVGLAVQTGMNRNLIDQLKADVLDLVIGRMDDPVAMESLWFESLGQDSLALAVRPGHPLAAVSRPTLVDALAWPLVIPAAGSIPRHNTESLLARHGLPLPGGCVETSDAYLGRLLARQSDSVWAAPLSATRRAVSEGDLVLLPIDTQGTEEPIGLLRHGDRTLTPMAEALANCIRAAAQPASAQ, encoded by the coding sequence ATGAAACCACAGGCCCCTCCCGCACTCGAAATCTTCCGCAATCGCGTGCGGCTGCGGCACCTCTATTGTTTCGTGGCGGTGTCGCAGACCCAGCACCTGGGCCGTGCGGCCGAACGCCTGGGCCTGACCCAGCCGGCCGTCTCCAAGACACTGAGCGAGCTCGAGGAGCTGGCCGGCACCCGCCTGCTGGTGCGGCAGCGGGCCGGCACCGAACTGACCACCGCCGGCACGCGCTTCCTGCGCCACGCCCTGCGCATCCTCGCGGATATCGATGCCGCGGCGGACAGCATGGCCGGCGCGGATGCGCTGCCGCAGGAGCGCATCCGGCTGGGTGCGCTGCCGAGCGTGGTGCCGGCCGTGCTGACCGACGCCCTGCTGCGTTTCCGCGCCGCGCATCCCGAGGTCGGCCTTGCCGTGCAGACCGGCATGAACCGCAACCTCATCGACCAACTCAAGGCGGATGTGCTCGACCTGGTCATTGGCCGCATGGATGACCCGGTGGCCATGGAGAGCCTGTGGTTCGAGTCCCTGGGCCAGGACTCGCTGGCTCTGGCGGTTCGCCCCGGGCATCCCCTCGCCGCCGTATCGCGGCCAACGCTGGTGGACGCGCTGGCATGGCCGCTGGTGATTCCGGCCGCGGGCTCGATTCCCCGCCACAACACGGAAAGCCTGCTCGCCCGGCACGGCCTGCCCCTGCCGGGCGGATGCGTGGAAACCTCGGATGCCTATCTCGGACGCCTGCTGGCCCGGCAGAGTGACAGCGTGTGGGCAGCGCCGCTCTCCGCAACCAGGCGCGCGGTGTCCGAGGGAGATCTGGTACTCCTGCCAATCGATACGCAGGGCACCGAGGAACCGATCGGCCTGCTGCGGCACGGCGACCGCACGCTCACGCCGATGGCCGAGGCGTTGGCAAACTGCATTCGCGCCGCGGCCCAGCCTGCTTCCGCTCAGTGA
- the pcaH gene encoding protocatechuate 3,4-dioxygenase subunit beta, with translation MTRLAQYRRPYWDTQPEYRFDPYASTQKRSPAQPLIALPQSLSEVTGPTFGAEFVREGDNDLTVGNGGEPIGERILVTGRVLDENGRPVPNALIEVWQANAAGRYVHKRDQHDAPLDPHFSGEGRTVTDASGRYQFKTIKPGAYPWRNHHNAWRPQHIHFSLFGNAYATRLVTQMYFPGDPLLPFDPIFNCVPDEKARDRLVASLDWETTQPEYALGYHFDIVLRGRDATPME, from the coding sequence ATGACCCGTCTTGCCCAGTACCGCCGTCCCTACTGGGACACCCAGCCCGAATACCGCTTCGACCCCTATGCCTCGACGCAGAAGCGCTCGCCGGCCCAGCCGCTGATTGCGCTGCCGCAGTCGCTGTCTGAAGTGACCGGTCCCACCTTTGGCGCTGAGTTCGTCCGCGAAGGTGATAACGACCTCACCGTCGGCAACGGCGGCGAGCCCATCGGCGAGCGCATCCTCGTGACCGGCCGTGTGCTGGACGAGAATGGCAGGCCGGTGCCGAACGCGCTGATCGAGGTGTGGCAGGCCAATGCGGCCGGCCGCTACGTGCACAAGCGCGACCAGCATGATGCGCCGCTCGACCCGCATTTCTCGGGCGAGGGCCGCACCGTCACCGATGCCAGCGGGCGCTACCAGTTCAAGACCATCAAGCCCGGCGCCTATCCCTGGCGCAACCACCACAATGCCTGGCGGCCGCAGCATATCCACTTCTCGCTGTTCGGCAACGCCTACGCCACGCGGCTGGTGACGCAGATGTATTTCCCCGGCGATCCGCTGTTGCCGTTCGATCCGATTTTCAACTGCGTGCCGGACGAAAAGGCGCGCGACCGGCTTGTGGCCAGCCTCGACTGGGAGACGACCCAGCCCGAATACGCGCTCGGCTACCATTTCGATATCGTGCTGCGTGGCCGCGATGCCACGCCGATGGAGTAA
- a CDS encoding MFS transporter produces the protein MQHPTQTKGGVTDVQALIDGQRFTGYQWLILVLCFLIVAIDGFDTAAIGYIAPALVQDWGIEKAALGPVMSAALFGLAFGAIFAGPLADRVGRKKVLVLSVFFFGACSLATAFAPTLGWLTVWRFLTGLGLGAAMPNAVTLTSEFAPQRRRAVLVNTMFCGFPLGSAAGGFVAAAMIPHFGWHSVLLLGGIVPLALALLLVALLPESVRYMVLRNYPATQIRNVLRRVTGADLSRANNFIIGEQAPATRSAIGTVLAPGYRLGSAMLWSTYFMGLVIFYLLTSWMPTLMKDAGFSIQHASFLTALFPLGGGIGTIAAGWFMDRFNPNKVIAITYAATGVLIYAVGHGTGSQVLLGVLIFLAGTAMNGAQSSMPSLAAAFYPTQGRATGVAWMLGIGRFGGITGALLGAELLRLHLGFDTIFTLLTVPAFLAAGALLVKHFSSRPAGAADSVNGGASVASH, from the coding sequence GTGCAACATCCCACCCAAACGAAGGGCGGCGTCACGGACGTCCAGGCCCTGATCGACGGACAGCGATTCACTGGGTACCAGTGGCTCATTCTTGTGCTGTGCTTCCTGATCGTTGCCATTGACGGTTTCGATACCGCCGCAATCGGATATATCGCGCCGGCGCTGGTGCAGGACTGGGGGATCGAGAAAGCCGCCCTCGGGCCCGTCATGAGCGCGGCCCTGTTCGGTCTTGCTTTCGGTGCGATCTTCGCCGGTCCGCTGGCTGATCGGGTCGGCCGCAAGAAGGTGCTGGTGCTGTCCGTCTTCTTCTTTGGCGCCTGCAGTCTCGCCACCGCGTTTGCGCCCACGCTGGGCTGGCTCACGGTCTGGCGCTTCCTGACCGGCCTTGGCCTGGGCGCCGCCATGCCCAATGCCGTGACGCTGACATCAGAGTTCGCGCCGCAACGCCGCCGTGCCGTGCTCGTGAACACCATGTTCTGCGGCTTTCCGCTTGGTTCCGCGGCCGGCGGCTTTGTCGCCGCCGCGATGATCCCGCACTTCGGCTGGCACAGCGTGCTGCTGCTTGGCGGCATCGTGCCGCTTGCGCTCGCGCTGTTGCTGGTGGCGCTGCTGCCGGAGTCCGTGCGCTACATGGTCCTGCGCAACTATCCTGCCACCCAGATCCGCAACGTGCTGCGACGCGTGACTGGCGCAGACCTGTCCAGGGCCAACAACTTCATCATCGGCGAGCAGGCCCCTGCGACCCGATCCGCCATCGGCACCGTGCTGGCGCCCGGCTATCGCCTGGGCTCGGCGATGCTATGGTCCACTTACTTCATGGGCCTCGTCATCTTCTACCTGCTGACGAGCTGGATGCCGACGCTGATGAAGGACGCCGGTTTCTCGATCCAGCACGCGTCATTCCTGACGGCGCTGTTTCCGCTCGGTGGCGGCATCGGCACCATCGCGGCCGGCTGGTTCATGGACCGCTTCAATCCGAACAAGGTCATCGCCATCACCTATGCTGCAACCGGCGTACTGATCTACGCAGTGGGCCACGGCACCGGCAGCCAGGTGCTGCTGGGCGTACTGATCTTCCTCGCCGGTACGGCCATGAACGGCGCCCAGTCTTCGATGCCTTCGCTGGCCGCGGCCTTTTACCCGACGCAGGGCCGTGCTACCGGCGTTGCCTGGATGCTTGGCATCGGCCGCTTCGGCGGCATCACCGGCGCGCTGCTCGGTGCTGAACTGCTGCGCCTGCACCTGGGCTTCGACACGATTTTTACGCTGCTTACCGTGCCGGCATTCCTTGCCGCCGGTGCACTGCTGGTGAAGCATTTCAGCAGCCGGCCTGCGGGTGCCGCCGACTCAGTCAATGGCGGCGCAAGCGTCGCAAGTCACTGA
- a CDS encoding DUF2905 domain-containing protein translates to MQRLLLILGCLLIAAAAAWPWLSKLPLGRLPGDIHIVRDGFSFYFPITTCILVSVLVSVVIWIFRR, encoded by the coding sequence ATGCAACGCCTGCTTCTCATCCTTGGCTGCCTGCTGATCGCAGCCGCAGCTGCCTGGCCCTGGCTGTCGAAGCTGCCGCTCGGGCGGCTGCCCGGCGATATCCATATCGTCCGGGACGGGTTCAGCTTCTACTTTCCGATCACGACCTGCATCCTGGTGTCGGTGCTGGTGTCGGTCGTGATCTGGATCTTCCGGCGCTGA